Within the Acinetobacter radioresistens DSM 6976 = NBRC 102413 = CIP 103788 genome, the region TTAGCAATAATCTGACTCTCAAGCTCACCCTCCATACGGCGTAACTGGTCAGCCAGTCGTTGAATAGCCAGTTCCATGTCGGAAAGAATAGAACCGACCTGTCCCACATCCATTTCAATACGGGAACGGTTGATGGAGTTTTCACCTGCAAGATCAATCATTTTCTCAACCAGATCGGCTGAAATCCGGATCATTTCATTATTTTCAGTCCGCTCTGTATTGTCCCATTCACCCATCATGGAAGGCGGTTCAGTACCATCACCATGCACGAATTCAAACAGACTGCCATCAGCTACGATATTATCTGCAGGAATCTGATTGATGAGCTGAGCAGGAATTTCAGTAAACTGGATCGAGTCCAAGCTGTGCTTCAAACTGTCAAAGTTTTCATACTGCTCTTTGAAGATAGCATTTTCCAACCAGCGTAAAGCAGTATGTAAAAGCGGGTCATAAACACTAGTGGTAAGATTGTGCAGACCAAATTGTTCAAAAGTATTTTCCAGCGCATAAGCAATCACGGCTACCGGCTCAAGCTCGGCCATCCGTGCGCCGCCCTTAAGACTATGAGCATTCCGTTGCAGCTGTAGTAACAGACTCCGGTTACTGCGCTCTTCTACCCATTGATCTAGTAATTTATGAGCGGTCTGTAACAGCTCTTCGGCTTCCTCGAGAAAAACTTCTTCAACAATTGATCTTACCTGTTCATTTGTTTGTAACTCTTCGGAATGCTCAGCGATTTCCGCATCCGCAAGTGTACAATCAGTTATATCTGATTCAATATTTTGACTCGACTCGGACAGCTTCTCTTCTGCTACTTTTGGCTCAGCCGTAGTCACTAATACACCAGTGCTGATCGACTCAATATTTTTGAGGATTTCAATAGTTGCTGGCGCCGGGTAGTCAATCTGCTGTTCACGTAGTATCTGGATGCGTTCTGCCAGCTCATCCTGTACCAGCCGGATAATACTCATCAGTACAGTAGAGACCTGAACCTGCCCGTTAATAATTCTCTGATAAATGCTTTCCAGCTCATGTGCAATTAATCCCATATGGGTGGCCTGCACCATGTTTGCACCACCTTTTAAGGTATGCAAATAACGCATTAGATTGTTCAGAGCAGTAACTTGGCCTGATTCTTTTGTCCAACTGTTCAGGTCACTATCCATACCAGCCAGTAATTCTTCGGCCTCTTCCAAGAAGATATCGCGCAGATCAGCATCAGCAACCTGATTACTATGTTCAGAATGCATCAGCGCTTTATCAGCCGCTATACGTGCTGAAAGCGCTCCCAGGTTGAAAGTATGTTGCAAAACTGCTACGTCAACCGGAGCCTCAAAAGGCTCAGTAACAGTGGACAACTCATCTACCTGTTGTATTTCTTGCTGTACAAATGCAGATAATTCTTCAAGCAGACTTTGATGAGCCGGGCTCAGGCTGACACGCTGTCCCGCTGCAAGCGTATCAAACAGATAAATCAGCTGCTGATGAGCTTGAGTATAAAGTTCATATGCATAATCAAGATTTAATAGCTGTGGCTTTGCCAAGAGCTGCTGATAGCTCTGAAGTAGTTCTAACGTAAAATCATATACACCTTGGGAGGCACGGTTTCGTGTATGTTCAACCAGTTCCTGTGCCTGCTGTACCAAAAGCTGTAAATATTCTGGATATTCGGTACGGGTACGCTGATCAAACTCGAACTCGGCATCTAGTAACTGGTTGATCTCAAGCTCGAGGAGCCTTGAAACCAGACCTTGAGGGTTCACGAGATCATCCACAGGTTCTTGATGAAATCCGTAGTTTTCCCAAGCATGATTAAAGGTCTGATAAACCCGTTCCAACTGTTCTATATTACATTCCTGTTTTAGAATGTAGAGATAATCCCTTACAAATTCAGCATAATGAGTAAGTAAAGCGGTTTCATTTGAAGTAGATACCAGCTCATCTTGCAGCATGGTTTTAAACAGATTTTCAATTTTACTACTTGCTTCAAATATGTGTTCTACCTGAGCCATGGCCGAGCTGCCACGCAAAGTATGTAAAGCGCGGATTAGAGCATTATAATTACTGCCCTGTTCATTATTATTCAAGAACTCATCAATAGTTGCCAGATGTTCTTCCGACTCTTCAAGAAAGATCGCCAGTGTCTCGGCAGTTAGTGAATCAAATTCCTCGTGAATTTCAAGCTTCTCTACACCTAGTGGTGGTAGAGTCTCTGCTGTATGTTCCACCAGCTCAAGCCCGGTGACTGTCTCAGGCGAACATAAGGTCCAGCTAAGCTCCAGCAATTCCTCAAGTGCCGGTTCAAGACTGCCATGCTGTTGCAGTTGTTGCCCGATCAATACGAGGGGACGCAAATCAATCGCATGAGGCTGACTATTTTTAAAGTTATAAAATAACTTGTATTTGTAAATCTTAAAGACTAATTCTACATAACGACTGATCGCCAGGGTAAAAGCCTGTGTTTTAGCAATTATTCGATTCAAGAGATCTTCAACCGTCCAAGCCAACTCGCCGGAACTTTTAGCTCCTACCATCCGGCCGGAGCCTTTTAAGGTATGAAAATAACGGCGAATACTGGTCAGCTTGTCCTGCTGCTCAGGCTGCTGTATCAAAATATCCAAATCAGTAAAGATTTCTTCTAGTTCTTCAACAAAAATTTCAAGAATCTCTGCATCTTGGTCAAGATAGCTATCTTCAGGAAGAGTCGTTGTTCCAATCAAGTCTTTTAGTATTTGTTTCATAGCTAAAACTTCTTCGTTTCTTCTACCAAGACCGGCAGAAAACTATTTTGTAACCATCATGCAAGACGTTACTTTCGAACACGAATTCATCTTGTCGATGCGCTTAGTGCCTGTGACAGCAACCTGCTTCAGGGGCTGCTGTCTGGTTTTCTATTTTTATTGAGATTATTCAGGCAGTTTAAAGTCAGTTACAGATTCACGTAGTGACTCTGCCATACTGGCCAGCTCTGATACTGAACGTGCAGTA harbors:
- a CDS encoding hybrid sensor histidine kinase/response regulator, with product MKQILKDLIGTTTLPEDSYLDQDAEILEIFVEELEEIFTDLDILIQQPEQQDKLTSIRRYFHTLKGSGRMVGAKSSGELAWTVEDLLNRIIAKTQAFTLAISRYVELVFKIYKYKLFYNFKNSQPHAIDLRPLVLIGQQLQQHGSLEPALEELLELSWTLCSPETVTGLELVEHTAETLPPLGVEKLEIHEEFDSLTAETLAIFLEESEEHLATIDEFLNNNEQGSNYNALIRALHTLRGSSAMAQVEHIFEASSKIENLFKTMLQDELVSTSNETALLTHYAEFVRDYLYILKQECNIEQLERVYQTFNHAWENYGFHQEPVDDLVNPQGLVSRLLELEINQLLDAEFEFDQRTRTEYPEYLQLLVQQAQELVEHTRNRASQGVYDFTLELLQSYQQLLAKPQLLNLDYAYELYTQAHQQLIYLFDTLAAGQRVSLSPAHQSLLEELSAFVQQEIQQVDELSTVTEPFEAPVDVAVLQHTFNLGALSARIAADKALMHSEHSNQVADADLRDIFLEEAEELLAGMDSDLNSWTKESGQVTALNNLMRYLHTLKGGANMVQATHMGLIAHELESIYQRIINGQVQVSTVLMSIIRLVQDELAERIQILREQQIDYPAPATIEILKNIESISTGVLVTTAEPKVAEEKLSESSQNIESDITDCTLADAEIAEHSEELQTNEQVRSIVEEVFLEEAEELLQTAHKLLDQWVEERSNRSLLLQLQRNAHSLKGGARMAELEPVAVIAYALENTFEQFGLHNLTTSVYDPLLHTALRWLENAIFKEQYENFDSLKHSLDSIQFTEIPAQLINQIPADNIVADGSLFEFVHGDGTEPPSMMGEWDNTERTENNEMIRISADLVEKMIDLAGENSINRSRIEMDVGQVGSILSDMELAIQRLADQLRRMEGELESQIIAKHGTENSRYSDFDPLEMDQYSSLNQLSKSLAESASDLLDFKTTLSEKIRDTEGLLLQQSRIQAEIQENLMRTRLVPFSRLLPRLQRIARQTSSALNRPAELVVQNTEGELDRNILERLVTPLEHMLRNAIDHGIETIEQRLKQGKPESGRIELNINRQGTDVIITFTDDGQGINLDKLKNKALERGLIGAEQKLEAEELAQLIFHPGLSTAAEITQISGRGVGLDVVQSSIKAMGGHVTVESVQGQGTTFTIRVPTTVAISDALMVKAGDQQYAVPLAQIERIVRISPSMLEDYFAGKEDTFRIDNMYYKLRYLSEFVANQSLPRLTGIAHSLPVLLIKGSSGQTVALLVDQLVGSRAQIVVKPVGQQLASVGAVAGATILGDGQVCLILDGQYIARQVQSSLRVKEVKESRELHRFNDERRLIMIVDDSVTVRKVTSRLLERQGYDVVTAKDGVEAIEQLESIKPDLMLLDIEMPRMDGFEVTNLVRHHDVHRNMPIIMITSRTGEKHRERAFALGATQYMGKPFQEADLLANIEALLEVMV